The sequence AGGAGTTCTCCCTCGACGCGTGGAAGGACCCCTGCGGGGTCGCCGACATGTGCGGGTCGCTCTCCCTCTCGCTCCAGATCGCACTGTGGTCCACCCTCGTCGCGACCGCCCTGGGCACCGCGATCGCCTTCGCGCTCGTGCGCTACCGCTTCCGGGCGCGCGGCGCGGTCAACTCGCTGATCTTCCTGCCCATGGCCATGCCCGAGATCGTGATGGCGGCCTCGCTGCTCGCGCTCTTCCTCAACATGGGCATCCAGCTGGGCTTCTGGACGATCCTGATAGCCCACATCATGTTCTGCCTCAGCTTCGTCGTCGCCGCCGTCAAGGCGCGTGTCCTGTCCATGGACCCGCGGCTGGAGGAGGCCGCCCGCGACCTCTACGCCGGCCCGGTGCAGACCTTCGTACGGGTCACGCTGCCGATCGCGGCGCCCGGTATCGCGGCGGGCGCGCTGCTCTCCTTCGCGCTCTCCTTCGACGACTTCATCATCACCAACTTCAACTCGGGCAACACCGTCACCTTCCCCATGTTCGTGTGGGGCTCGGCCCAGCGCGGTACCCCCGTGCAGATCAACGTCATCGGTACGGCGATGTTCGTCATCGCGGTGCTGGTGGTCCTCGCCGGCCAGATGGTCGGCAACCGCCGCAAGAAGGCACAACCGAAGTAATTCGGGAAAGCACGTCATCAGTTCCGTAGGGAGTTGGAAGAC comes from Streptomyces virginiae and encodes:
- a CDS encoding ABC transporter permease, encoding MRNPLTWLRRNLVVIAGLGTLAYMILPNVVVTVFSFNNPTGRFNYAWQEFSLDAWKDPCGVADMCGSLSLSLQIALWSTLVATALGTAIAFALVRYRFRARGAVNSLIFLPMAMPEIVMAASLLALFLNMGIQLGFWTILIAHIMFCLSFVVAAVKARVLSMDPRLEEAARDLYAGPVQTFVRVTLPIAAPGIAAGALLSFALSFDDFIITNFNSGNTVTFPMFVWGSAQRGTPVQINVIGTAMFVIAVLVVLAGQMVGNRRKKAQPK